Proteins found in one Flavobacterium channae genomic segment:
- a CDS encoding shikimate kinase has product MKIVLLGYMGCGKSVIGAFLSKKLNIPFLDLDHEIEKSSQQTISEMFQTKGEIYFRKKEHEVFKSLVNKPGEFVLSLGGGTPCYYYNHELLQNEGVVSIYLKASVDTLVSRLSNEKENRPLLHMQDENSLKDFINKHLFDRNYYYYQATKTIVVDDKSINQIVDEIASILA; this is encoded by the coding sequence ATGAAAATTGTGTTACTTGGGTATATGGGTTGTGGTAAGTCGGTAATCGGTGCTTTTTTGTCAAAAAAGCTCAATATTCCTTTTCTTGATTTGGACCATGAAATTGAAAAATCTTCTCAACAAACCATATCTGAAATGTTTCAGACTAAAGGTGAAATTTATTTTAGAAAAAAGGAACATGAGGTTTTTAAATCATTGGTGAATAAACCTGGTGAATTTGTATTAAGTTTAGGAGGAGGAACTCCATGTTATTACTACAATCATGAGTTATTGCAAAATGAAGGTGTTGTTTCTATCTATTTAAAGGCTTCTGTAGATACTTTAGTAAGTCGATTAAGCAATGAAAAGGAAAATCGCCCGCTCTTGCATATGCAAGACGAGAATTCGTTAAAAGATTTTATCAATAAACATTTGTTTGATAGAAACTATTATTATTATCAAGCAACAAAAACAATTGTAGTCGATGATAAGTCTATAAATCAAATTGTAGATGAAATCGCTTCTATTTTAGCTTAA
- a CDS encoding phosphoribosyltransferase family protein codes for MENIILSHKEISHKTKRIAYQIYETFVNDNEVILAGIANNGFIFAEKIAAELAVISDLKVTLCEVKINKQNPQNVVTTSLNVDEYQNKSLVLIDDVLNTGTTLIYGVKHFLEVPLNKFKTAVLVDRNHKKYPVKADFKGLSLSTSLQEHIQVVFENNNSYAYLS; via the coding sequence ATGGAAAATATCATTTTATCACACAAAGAAATTTCACATAAAACAAAAAGAATTGCGTATCAGATTTACGAAACATTTGTAAATGATAATGAAGTAATTTTAGCTGGTATTGCTAATAATGGGTTTATTTTTGCTGAAAAAATAGCTGCAGAATTAGCTGTAATTTCAGATCTAAAAGTAACACTTTGTGAAGTTAAAATAAACAAACAAAATCCACAAAACGTTGTTACCACATCTTTAAACGTAGATGAATATCAAAATAAATCACTTGTTTTAATTGACGATGTGTTAAATACTGGAACTACTTTAATTTATGGTGTAAAACATTTTTTAGAAGTTCCATTAAACAAATTTAAAACAGCAGTTTTAGTAGATAGAAATCACAAAAAATATCCTGTAAAAGCTGATTTTAAAGGATTGTCTTTATCAACATCATTACAAGAACACATTCAAGTAGTTTTTGAAAACAACAATTCTTATGCCTATTTAAGCTAA
- a CDS encoding methyltransferase domain-containing protein, translating into MNYWENRYQKGDTGWDAGKITTPIKEYIDQLTDKNLKILIPGAGNGYEFDYLIKKGFKNVFVIDIAETPLNNIKKRNPKYSSHLIHDDFFAFNDTFDLIIEQTFFCALLPNMRPQYVEKMKTLLKPKGKIAGLLFDFPLTEVGPPFGGSKEEYMELFSEKFYIKTLEKAYNSIKPRENKELFFIFEVK; encoded by the coding sequence ATGAACTATTGGGAAAACAGATATCAAAAAGGTGATACGGGTTGGGATGCTGGCAAAATAACAACTCCAATAAAAGAATACATTGACCAATTAACTGATAAAAATTTAAAAATCTTAATTCCAGGAGCTGGTAATGGTTATGAATTTGATTATTTAATTAAAAAAGGCTTTAAAAATGTATTTGTAATTGATATTGCCGAAACTCCTTTAAATAATATCAAGAAGAGAAATCCAAAATATAGTTCTCATCTTATTCATGATGATTTTTTTGCTTTCAATGATACTTTTGATTTAATAATAGAACAAACCTTTTTCTGCGCATTATTGCCCAACATGCGTCCTCAATATGTTGAAAAAATGAAAACATTATTAAAACCTAAAGGTAAAATAGCAGGACTTCTATTTGATTTTCCTTTAACAGAAGTTGGACCTCCGTTTGGTGGTTCAAAAGAGGAATACATGGAATTGTTTTCAGAGAAATTTTATATAAAAACACTTGAAAAAGCATATAATTCAATAAAGCCTCGAGAAAATAAAGAACTCTTTTTTATCTTTGAAGTCAAATAA
- a CDS encoding RNA-binding S4 domain-containing protein, which produces MRIDKLLWCLRYYKTRSIATEAVKKGHITVNGQVAKASREVFPTDKITLRKDQINYKLTILDIPQNRLGAKLVDMYRKDETPKEAFEHLELLKLSKDHYRANGTGRPTKKERRDIDDYLWDNEDFDETSKTE; this is translated from the coding sequence ATGCGTATTGACAAACTTTTATGGTGCTTACGATACTACAAAACCCGAAGTATAGCAACTGAAGCTGTAAAAAAGGGTCACATAACAGTTAACGGACAGGTTGCTAAGGCTTCTCGCGAAGTATTTCCAACCGATAAAATTACCTTGCGAAAAGACCAAATAAATTACAAATTAACCATCCTTGATATTCCACAAAACCGCTTAGGAGCTAAGTTAGTAGATATGTATCGAAAAGATGAAACTCCTAAAGAAGCATTTGAACATTTAGAATTGCTTAAACTTTCTAAAGATCATTATCGTGCAAATGGTACTGGACGTCCTACAAAAAAAGAGCGAAGAGACATCGATGATTATTTATGGGATAATGAAGATTTTGATGAAACTTCTAAAACGGAATAA
- a CDS encoding FKBP-type peptidyl-prolyl cis-trans isomerase, translating to MKSLLKIVLVVGLFTSLFSCQKDDGVSLQEDRPYDEVYAEDIAEIEEFLHTHYVTVDADYNTTFTQIPDGGTQTPIWDMPELDFKEVDKHDITYKVYYLNFREGVGENITRVDSSYVSYKGFAFNKTTTDGVDTYNQTVFDEKQSPIWLSLDEVITGWAYIMPLFKTGTFTPMADGSISYNDFGTGVMFLPSGLAYFSSGTLTIPSYASLVFSFKLHNLRRRDHDQDGILSMYEYGPDFDEDPIDTDEDGRPDYIDVDDDADGVLTKVERSFTYLDGGETKTGYYPYNGALVDDPSTPYDDTKGIPSCSNDFTSPTRLRRHLDPSCRN from the coding sequence ATGAAAAGCCTTTTAAAAATAGTTTTGGTTGTTGGTTTGTTTACGAGTCTTTTTTCTTGTCAAAAAGATGATGGTGTTTCTCTACAAGAAGATCGACCATATGACGAAGTATATGCAGAAGATATTGCAGAAATTGAAGAGTTTTTGCACACGCATTATGTTACTGTTGATGCAGATTATAATACGACTTTTACTCAAATTCCTGATGGTGGAACGCAAACTCCAATTTGGGATATGCCTGAATTAGATTTTAAAGAAGTAGATAAGCATGATATTACTTATAAAGTTTATTATTTGAATTTTAGAGAAGGTGTTGGTGAAAATATTACACGTGTTGATTCATCATATGTTTCATATAAAGGTTTCGCTTTTAATAAAACAACAACTGATGGAGTTGATACCTATAATCAAACAGTTTTTGATGAAAAACAATCTCCGATTTGGTTGTCTCTGGATGAAGTAATTACAGGTTGGGCTTACATTATGCCTCTTTTTAAAACAGGCACTTTTACTCCAATGGCCGATGGAAGTATTTCATATAATGATTTTGGAACTGGTGTAATGTTTCTTCCTTCTGGATTGGCTTATTTTAGCTCAGGAACTTTAACTATTCCATCTTATGCGTCTTTAGTATTTTCGTTTAAATTGCATAATTTAAGAAGAAGAGATCATGATCAAGATGGTATTCTTTCTATGTATGAATACGGACCAGATTTTGATGAAGACCCAATTGACACAGATGAAGATGGTAGACCAGATTATATTGATGTTGATGATGATGCCGATGGTGTTTTAACAAAAGTAGAAAGATCGTTTACTTATTTAGATGGTGGTGAAACTAAAACAGGATATTATCCTTATAATGGAGCACTTGTAGATGATCCTTCAACACCTTATGATGATACTAAAGGTATTCCAAGTTGTTCAAACGATTTTACGTCACCAACAAGATTAAGAAGACATTTAGATCCTAGTTGTAGAAATTAA
- a CDS encoding DUF4197 domain-containing protein: protein MKKIVFSLLVFGLFGCAEMQQVMDQLPQGTTGISQFEIGNGLKEALNNGITKQVSKLTATDGFFKNQAVKILLPEELQVVDKKLRQIGLSSLADEGLKVINRAAEDAVKEATPIFVDAVKQMTFTDAKNILMGNESSATTYLQNTTSNALYAKFNPVIKNSFAKVGADKVWTNIITKYNSIPLVTKVNPDLTDYTTNKAMEGVFKMIAVEEKDIRGNLSARSSDLLKRVFALQDKK from the coding sequence ATGAAAAAAATTGTATTTAGTTTATTAGTATTTGGTTTATTTGGCTGTGCAGAAATGCAACAAGTAATGGATCAACTTCCACAAGGAACAACAGGAATTAGCCAATTTGAAATAGGAAATGGTTTAAAAGAAGCTTTGAATAATGGTATAACCAAACAAGTTTCTAAATTGACTGCAACAGACGGATTCTTTAAAAATCAAGCCGTAAAAATTCTTTTACCTGAAGAGTTACAAGTAGTAGATAAAAAATTACGTCAAATTGGTTTATCAAGTTTAGCAGATGAAGGCTTAAAAGTAATTAATAGAGCTGCTGAAGATGCTGTAAAAGAAGCTACCCCTATTTTTGTTGATGCAGTTAAACAAATGACTTTTACTGACGCTAAAAACATCTTAATGGGTAATGAAAGTTCAGCGACTACTTATTTACAAAATACTACTTCAAATGCTTTATACGCTAAATTCAATCCAGTTATTAAAAATTCATTTGCAAAAGTAGGCGCTGATAAAGTTTGGACGAATATCATTACCAAATACAACTCTATTCCTTTAGTAACAAAAGTAAATCCTGATTTAACAGATTATACCACTAACAAAGCAATGGAAGGCGTTTTTAAAATGATTGCTGTTGAAGAAAAAGATATTAGAGGCAATTTAAGCGCAAGAAGTTCTGATTTATTGAAAAGAGTATTTGCTTTACAAGATAAAAAATAA